The following is a genomic window from Armatimonadota bacterium.
ACCGCCCGCAATATGAATACGCTGATGGACCTCTACCTCGAAACGGGCGAGGAGAAGTGCCTGAGACCCATCCCGGCGGCCATCGCATGGCTAAGGGACTCTCGTCGCTCAGACGGGACGTGGGCGCGGTTCTACGAGCTTGAAACGAACCGCCCGATCTACGTCAACATGAAGCGCGAGATCGTGTACGAGTTTGTGGACATCCGGCCGGGCTATAGCTGGCATGGCGAATACGGGGTCGCAGCCGCGATCAGGCGCTACGAGAAGGTCTCGTCACAGGGGCGCGCGGCATACCTTGCGGAGCAGCAGCGCGCGCCTACGCAGCAGGAAGTCGCTGAGCGGACGGAGTCCCTCGCGGCCAGGACGAAAACCGTAATCGAAGCCCAGGACGAGCGCGGACGCTGGGTGAGCGACGGCCGCGTCAACTGTCGGGATTTCATACGCAACCTCGGCACACTGTCGGATTACATAGCGGCCTGCGCTTCATCCGCTCACCTGCAGCAGTAGGTACAATAGCATCCCACGTCGAAACCATCCCTAGCGCTTGTCCGGTGTGGCGCAGGGGCCGTGCCATACGGGAGCCAGAGCCGCAACTCGCTGGCGATCTGCTTGAAGGGACCACTAATGAACGACAGACCGCGCGTACTTCTTGTCGCGCCGGACCCAGGTTGCCTTGGGAACCGGCGCCACCGCATCCGCCTCGCCAAGACGCTGTTCCCGCCCCTGGGCATCCTGGCCGTCGCCGCCGCCACGCCGTCGGATTACGATGTGGCAATCCTCGACGAAACCAACCAGCCCTTGCGGTATGAGGAGCGCGTTGATCTGGTGGCCCTCACCGCCAGCACCGCGAGCGCGCCGCGCGCCTACGAGATCGCGGCCGGATTCCGCCGGCGCGGCGTGCCCGTGGTCATGGGCGGCATTCATGCCACGGCGCTGCCGGAAGAAGCGCTGAGCTATGTTGATGCGGTCGGGGTAGGGGAGGCGGAAGGATTCTGGCCGCGCATGCTGGCCGACTTCGCGCGCGGCAAGCTGGAACCGATCTACCGGAATGATAACTATCCCTCGCTCGACAACCTGGCCTTTCCGCGCCGCGACTTGCTGCAGCGCAAGGACTACTTCCTGTGGAATACAATGCAGACCACGCGCGGGTGTCCGTTCAGGTGCAGTTTCTGCTCGGTGCACAAGTTCTTTGGGGGCAGCTATCGGATGAGGCCGGTGCCGCAGGTGCTGGAGGAGGCGCGGCAGTTCCCGAGCGACAGGCCCCTGATTTTTGTTGACGACAACATTTTTGGCAATCGCGCGCGTGCGCAGGAGTTGATGGAGGGGCTGCTGCCGATGAACCGCTACTGGTTCAGTCAGGCATCCATGGATACGTTGCAGGACGAGCAGTTCCTGCAACTCGCCTCACGCGCGGGGTGCCGCATGCTGTTCGTCGGACTGGAATCCCTCTCCGACGAAAACCTGGGCGATATCAACAAGCGCTTCAATCATCCCGACCAGATCGAGGAGACCGTGCAGCGGCTCCATCGCCATGGCATTGCGATCCTCGGCGCGTTCATCGTCGGCCTCGATCACGACGACATGACTGTGTTCGACGGGATCATCGGCCTCGCCGAGAAGGCGAAGCTGGACGCGATCCAGATCGCTATTCGCATTCCCATCCCGGGCACGGATGATGCGGAGCAATTGCAGTCGGAGGGCCGCATCTTCGACCCCGACTACACTAAACGCGATGGCTCGCACGCGGTTTTCCGCCACCCCAGGATATCGCCGCCGGGCTTGCTGGAGCACGGATTGCAGCACGCCTATGCCCATCTCTACAGCCGTCGAGGCATCAAGGTCCGCATGTCGGGGCAGAGCGGCCTGCACGTGCAGTGGGCACGCAAGGTGAACCAGGGCTTTCGCCTGCGCGCCATCAAGTGGCTGCAGCGCCTCGGCGTGGACGGACAGCTCTGAGGCGGCGCGCGCAGTACCGAGCGGGGGCTGGCCCCTTCATCCCGCTCTCGCGTTGCCGTCGGGACTGCTGCGCCCCTAGCTCGCGATAGACCGAGATGCCCGGCGCGATTGAGTAGCGGATGTTGCTGATCGCGCGGCGCCCGCTCACCGCGTCAGCATCCACAGGCTGACGGCCATGACGGCCATTCCGAGCAGGACGCCGATAATCGAGAGATGCTCCTGCCCGTATTCGCGCGACGCGGGGAGCAGCTCGTCGAGGCTAATAAACACCATCAGGCCGGCGACTCCGGCGAGTACCGCCCCCAGCACCGCCTCCGAGAGAAACGGGAGCAACACGAGCGCCGCGATGCCCGCGCCGACGGGCTCGGCGACTCCGGAGAGAAACGACCACCAGAAGGCTTTGCTGCGGCTGCCCGTTGCTGCGTACACGGGTGCCGCCACCGCCAACCCCTCGGGTATGTTGTGAATCGCGATGGCGACTGCGATGGCGATCCCCAGTTGCGTGTTCGCGAGCGTGCCGGCGAAGGTTGCCATGCCTTCGGGCAAGTTGTGCACGCCGACGCCAAGCGCGACGAGCAGACCGGTTCGCAGCAGACGGCTGTCGTGCTGCCCGTCCGCGAGATCCTCCATGCCCTGGTAGGAGTGCGGGACCGCCGTGTCCACCACGAACATCAGCGCCAACCCGGCGAAGAAGGCGACGTGCGCCCAGCCGAAGCCGAGGGCATCCGCGGCCTTGGGCAGCAACTCGACGAATGAGACAAGTATCATCACGCCGGCGGCAAAGCCCAGCGATAGCCCCATGAACTTCGGCCCGGGTCGCCGCACCACCAGTCCCAGGACGCTGCCGATGGTCGTCGAAAGCCCGGCTACACTCGTCAGAACTAGGGCCAACGTCATCTGCGACATGGTGCAACCACCTCCCCTTGCGCTGTCTCAGTGGCGCTTCGGCGAGATGAGGAGCACCGACTTCCACAATCCGCCCATGCCGATGGAATCCTCCACGCGCACGACGATGAGGTTGTCTTCGCCGGTGCGCAAATGCGGTGTCACGTCTATCTCGAAGCGCTCGTGCCACGTGAAGCCGAGCAGGCCCCACTCACCGGCGGCCTGTCCGTTCACCCATACCTTCGCTGTCTCGTCCGCCGCGCCGAACGCGAGCAGGAGTCTACGGCCCTCGGCGGCTGCCGGCGCCGTGACGCGTACGCGGTACCACCCGACGCCGTCGTAGTCCTGATAGCCCTGCTCCTCCCAGAACTTGCCGATCTCGATCGGCTTCCACGACGACTCGTCGGCATCGGACGCGAACCATCGTTCCTGCTCGCCCACGCGCCGCCGGTCGAGCCGGAAGATACATTGCTTCGGCAGGTCAATGATCTTCTCGTACTTCGACCACAGCGGCGCGAAGGTCGTCTCGTCGTCGTAGCCCGGCTGGCTCGCCGCTGTCACTGGCGGGGTCGCGCCGCCGGGGAGATCGCGCGAGGTGCGCCATTTCGGGTCGTGCGGCCGGCGCGCGCTGCGCACTGCCCTGACGTAGCCCGGCGGCAGCTTGTCGCGGGTGTACCAGTTCGGCTGCTCGCTGTACACCCAGACGTACTTGTCGGTCTCAGCAAGGGCGCGGTGCAGGGCGTACTCGAATTCGAGGGGCGAGATCTGGTTCTTCTCCGGATCGTCCGGGAACCAGCCGACCGAGCGCCAGCCCTGATCCATCCACAGGCCAAAGGCAAGCCGCATGCGCTCGCGGTAGAGACGCGGGCGCTTGGAGAACTTGCGGCCCGCCTCGGCAAAAGCTCTCCGCGCGGCGGAGAACTGCGCCACGTCGCGGAATGGGTACGCGCCCTCGTAGCCGTCAACAATGACGGTGTGCGGCCCGGCGGCTTCGAGCATTCCATCAACGAACGCCGGCAGCAGCCCGTACCCGATGTCTTCGAGCCGCGCCTGCGGCGCCTGGTGGATCAGCGACGGCCCGAAGGTCAACATCACCACCGGCGCCTCCACCTCGCCCTGGATCGCCGACATGAACTCCCGTCCGCGCGCGCGCACCTGCGCGGCGTATTCGTCGAAGCTTTTCTCGGCGGAGTACTTCTGGCCGCGGTAGGTGAACACCGGAGACTGATACATCTCGACGTCGAACATGAACCCGCGCACGCGGCCTGCGGCGGCGACCTTCGCCGCTAGTCGCGTGTTCCCGATGACCGCCTCGAACTTCGGGTCGAACCAGTCCACATTCCCGGGCGTCACATTGAGCCGCAGGAAGTTGTCGGTGAACCTCGCGAACCTGGTCGCTCGCATGTCTTCCATCGCGGGGCGCAGTTCCTCAGCAGTGAACCGGCGCGCACCCCAGTTCTCGTGGGAGAAGTACACCGGGCCGTCTTTCGTCCACGCGCGCACGCCGAAGATGACGCCGTTGAACGGCGTCCGTTCCATATCCGCGATGTGCTCGCGCAGGTACGCCGTATCGGGCTGATCCCATCCCCATTCGATAAGCTTCCGGTCCGGCCCGATGCCGGCCCCGAATGCGCAACTGCCGGAGATGAATCCGAGCAGGGCGATCGCGGCGAGAGTTCGACTCATCAGATCTCTCCTTGCCTCTCCGGGGGCGGTTCCGGCGCAAGCCGTGGCCCGTCCGGCGAGATCCACGGCCGACTGAGCATAACACATAGCATTCTATCCTGCGTTATTCACGCCTGTCGCGGGTCGGCGGTATCTTCTCTGCGCCCCACTTGCTGCTGGCGGATAACTCATGACTGCTCAGGCGCGCAGTCTGCACAAAGCCTGCGCTCATCATGAGTAATCCGGGCTGTCCGCGCGATAAGGTCCTCCTCCCGAATTGGGACTTGCCGACAGCGGGTCGCGCCGGGCAATGCGCGGCACGCA
Proteins encoded in this region:
- a CDS encoding B12-binding domain-containing radical SAM protein gives rise to the protein MNDRPRVLLVAPDPGCLGNRRHRIRLAKTLFPPLGILAVAAATPSDYDVAILDETNQPLRYEERVDLVALTASTASAPRAYEIAAGFRRRGVPVVMGGIHATALPEEALSYVDAVGVGEAEGFWPRMLADFARGKLEPIYRNDNYPSLDNLAFPRRDLLQRKDYFLWNTMQTTRGCPFRCSFCSVHKFFGGSYRMRPVPQVLEEARQFPSDRPLIFVDDNIFGNRARAQELMEGLLPMNRYWFSQASMDTLQDEQFLQLASRAGCRMLFVGLESLSDENLGDINKRFNHPDQIEETVQRLHRHGIAILGAFIVGLDHDDMTVFDGIIGLAEKAKLDAIQIAIRIPIPGTDDAEQLQSEGRIFDPDYTKRDGSHAVFRHPRISPPGLLEHGLQHAYAHLYSRRGIKVRMSGQSGLHVQWARKVNQGFRLRAIKWLQRLGVDGQL
- the zupT gene encoding zinc transporter ZupT codes for the protein MTLALVLTSVAGLSTTIGSVLGLVVRRPGPKFMGLSLGFAAGVMILVSFVELLPKAADALGFGWAHVAFFAGLALMFVVDTAVPHSYQGMEDLADGQHDSRLLRTGLLVALGVGVHNLPEGMATFAGTLANTQLGIAIAVAIAIHNIPEGLAVAAPVYAATGSRSKAFWWSFLSGVAEPVGAGIAALVLLPFLSEAVLGAVLAGVAGLMVFISLDELLPASREYGQEHLSIIGVLLGMAVMAVSLWMLTR